Part of the Streptomyces antimycoticus genome, GGCGGTGGGCCTGGGGTGCGGTCCGGTGCCGGTGGCCGTCGCGTGCGGCCCGGTGGCGGTGGGTCTCGGGTGTGGCCCGGTGCCGGTGGGCCTGGGGTGTGGCCCGGTGGCGGTGGGTCTCGTGTCCCGGCCCGCACGGGTATCGCGCCGTCCGCCCCGTGGTGGCGCGAGTGGGGCTCAAGGGCGGTAGGGCAGCATCAGAGACCAGGCCTCTGCCAGGACCGTCCAGGTGCGGCTGCGCACCGGGCCCCGGATCAGCGCGTCCGCGTGATAGCGGAAGTCCGGGCCGGAGACGGTGACGGCCCGCGCCCGGGTGCGCAGCGGACCGTCCGCCGCGCAGGGATGGACGACGACCTCGGCCAGCCCGCCGCCCGGTGCGGCCGTTGACACCGAGACCCGCTCCACCGGCCGGTCCAGATCGGTCAGCAGCACCCCGTCCGCCTCGATCCGCAGCCGCTGCGGCGGCGGATGTGCCGGTCGCCGGGCGCCGCCGGCCAGCCCGATCACGGGAAGCGAGAGCAGCGTCAGCGCGGTGCGGGCGGTGCGGGCCGCCGGGGTCCACCACGGCCGGTTGCCGTCGCCGTCCGGATCGTCGCCGGGCGGGCCCCCGCCGTGCCCGCCGTGCCCGCCGTCCCCGCCGTCCTCCCCGTCTTCCCCGGCCCGGCGGCGGCGGTCGCGGTCGCAGGGATCGCAGCGGCAGTCCCGGCCCCTCGACCCGCCGCCGAACGGCCCCGGGTCGTGCCCGTCCGGCCCGGCCGCCGCGCCGCATCCGCCGCCCGGCGTCCCGTGCGCGCCGTAAGGAGCGCGTCCGGAGGGGATCCGCAGGCCACCGAGGACCACCCCGCCGCTCTCGTCCACCAGCAGATCACGCGGGCGCGCGGTCCCGTCGAGGACCGTACGGGCCGCGGCGACCGCGTCCGTCGGCACGCCGAGCGAATGGGCCAGGGCGACCGTCGCGGAGCCGCCGACCGGGACCACCGACAGCGTCGCGTCCGCCAGCTCCCGCCGCCGGTGCAGCAGCTCCACCATCCGCAGCAGGGCGCGGTCGTCGCCCACCAGCACCGGCCGGCGGGCGCCGCGGCGGGCCAGAGCCCGCTCGACTTCCTCCGGGCTGTCCGGCAGGCAGATTTTCGTCTGCGCGCCCGCACAGAGCACATCTTTCGCGATCCGCACCGACTCCCCGTCCATTCGCCGGGCGTTGGGGTCGATGACCATGAGCAGCGGGCGCCCCCGGACGGTGTCCGGCGCAGGGGGCCGGGGATCTGGAGCCGACACCTCGGTCCTTCCTCAGGTAATCTCTCGGTGCAAGAGCCCCTGTCGCTGTTGCGCCAGGGGCTTCGTCTATCCGGGGCACCGGTTCGACGGCTCTTGTGGTGGCGCACGTCACCATGCACGTTGGACATGCCCCGCCCGGAAGGGGTGTACGCCTGTGCCCGCACTTGTGCTGCTCGGTGCTCAGTGGGGTGACGAGGGCAAGGGAAAGGCCACCGATCTGCTCGGCGGCTCCGTGGATTATGTAGTGCGCTACCAGGGCGGTAACAACGCCGGCCACACCGTGGTGGTGGGCGACCAGAAGTACGCGCTGCACCTCCTCCCGTCCGGAATCCTGTCGCCCGGGTGTACCCCGGTCATCGGCAACGGTGTCGTCGTGGACCCTTCGGTCCTGCTCTCCGAGCTGAGCGGACTGGATGAGCGCGGCGTCGACACGTCCAAGCTGCTGATCAGCGGTAACGCCCATCTGATCACGCCGTATCACACGACCCTCGACAAGGTGTCGGAACGCTTCCTCGGCAAGCGGAAGATCGGCACCACCGGACGCGGCATCGGCCCGGCCTACGCGGACAAGATCAACCGTGTGGGCATCCGCGTCCAGGACCTCTTCGACGAGTCGATCCTGCGCCAGAAGGTAGAGGCGGCCCTGGACAACAAGAACCAGGTGCTGGCCAAGCTCTACAACCGCCGTGCCATCGCGGCCGACCAGGTCGTCGAGGAACTGCTGGGCTACGCGGACCCGCTCAGCGGCTATGTCGCCGACACCACCCTGCTCCTCAACAACGCCATCGACCAGGGCCAGGTCGTCCTCTTCGAGGGCGGTCAGGGCACGCTGCTCGACGTCGATCACGGCACGTATCCCTTCGTCACCTCCTCCAACCCGACCGCGGGCGGCGCCTGCACCGGCACCGGAGTGGGCCCGACGAAGATCAACCGCGTGATCGGCATCCTGAAGGCGTACACCACCCGCGTCGGCGCGGGCCCGTTCCCCACCGAGCTCCTCGACGAAGATGGCGAGAAGCTGCGCACCATCGGCGGCGAGCGTGGCGTGACCACCGGGCGCGACCGGCGCTGCGGCTGGTTCGACGCGGTCATCGCGCGCTATGCGACCCGGGTCAACGGCCTGACCGACTTCTTCCTCACCAAGCTGGACGTGCTCACCGGCTGGGAGCGGATCCCGGTGTGCGTCGCCTACGAGATCGACGGCAAGCGGGTCGAGGAGCTGCCGTACAGCCAGACCGACTTCCACCACGCCAAGCCGATCTACGAGACCCTGCCGGGCTGGTCGGAGGACATCACCCAGGCCAAGACCTTCGACGAGCTGCCGAAGAACGCGCAGAAGTACGTCCAGGCGCTGGAGGAGATGTCGGGCGCCCCGATCTCGGCGATCGGCGTCGGACCGGGCCGCGACGAGACCATCCAGATCAACTCGTTCCTCTGACCCTCGACGGGACCCTCGACGGGAGAGCGGCCCGCGCGCCGGCGTCATCACGCCGCGGGCGGGCCGTCGGCGTCACTACGCCGCGGGCGGGCCGAACACTCCGGCGGGCTGCTGCGCCTGACCGACGGGAGCCGTGGCCCGCTGCTCCTGCATCTTGGTGATCCGCCGCACCACCGCGATGGCCAGCAGCGCCGTCAGGATGCCGATGACGTCGTCGGCGATGCTGACGGCGACCCTGGGCCGCTGTTCCCGGATGTTGTCGCCGACGATCTCGCTGATCCCGTTCACCGGGAACATCAGGAACATGATCACGAAGAACGTCCACCACCAGTGCAGCACCCCGCGTCCGCGACGGCCGGGCCCCGGAGGGGTGCTCGAGGTCCAGACGTCGTTGGCGATCTGCTTGGGGAGCCACAGCTGGGCGATCGGGATGAACCAGGCGCCCACGGCGTAGCCGCTGCCGAACCGCTGCCGGCCGGGGTTGAGCACCGTGGAGTTGATGTAGGCGGTCCGGAACCAGACCAGCCACAGCACGACGAGCACGAGCGCGGCGACACCCGTGCCGCTGTCCATCGCTTCGACGTCGCTCTTCTTGCTGTAGAGCATGTCGTCGGTGACCGTGCCGGAGTCGAGCGAGAAGTACGTGTCGAGCAGCGCGATGTTCAGCGCCATATCGAGCAGCGTCAGCACCAGCCAGATGCCGAACATGCTCATCAACGCGGTGGCCAGACCCCGTATCGGCTTCAGCCTGGTGCCCTGGGCGGGATAGCCCACCGGCGTCTGATAGCCGCCCTGCCAGGGCTGGGTGGGCGGAGGCACCTGGTACGCGGGCCCCCCGGCCGCATGCGCGTGAGGTGTCGCGTATGCCGACGGCGAGCCGTACGCGGAGGGGCCGGGCGGGGTATGCGGGCCGGCCTGGGGGTGGCCGTACGCCGACGGGCCCTGCTGCGGCGCCATGGAGTCCGGCTGGGCGTTCTCCGCCTCCACCTCCAGGAGCTGCAGCGCGTCCCGTCCGAGCCGGGCGAGCAGCCCGCCCGGCAGCCAGGGCTCGCCGTCGTCCGTCACCGGCTGGGTGGCGGCGATCAGATCGTCCACCGAGGGCCGCTTGGCCGGGTCCTTGTTCAGGCACGCGGTGACCAGCCCGCGCGCCCCCTCGGGGAGCCCCACCAGATCGGGCTCCTCCTGGGCTATTCGGTACATCAGGGCGTGGATCCCGCTCTCCACGTTGCCGAACGGCTGACGTCCGGTGGCGGCGAAGGCGAGCACCGAGCCGAGGCAGAAGACATCGCTCGCGGCGGTGACCGGCTCGCCGCGCACCTGCTCGGGCGACATGAAACCGGGCGAGCCGACGACCGCGCCGGTCATCGTCAGATTGCCGCCCGTGGTGGAGCCCACGGCGTCCAGGGCGCGCGCGATGCCGAAGTCGATGACGCGCGGACCGTCGATGGTGATGAGGATGTTGGACGGCTTGAGATCGCGGTGGATCAGCCCGGCGCCGTGGATGTCGCGCAGCGCGAGGGCCAGTCCGTTCGCCAGGATCCGCAGCGAGCGCTCGGGCAGCGCACCGAAGTCCTCGGCGACGACGCTGTGCAGGGACGGACCGCCGATGTAGCCGGTGGCCACCCAGGGCACCTCGGCGTCGGTGTCGGCGTCGAGCACGGGGGCGGTCCACTGGCCGCCGACCCGTGTGGCCGCCTCCACCTCCCGCTTGAAGCGGCCGCGGAAGTCGGGCTGTCGTGCGAGTTCGGCCTGTACGAGCTTCACTGCGACGGTGCGGCCGCGGGCGGAGCGGGCGAGATAGACCCGGCCCATTCCGCCCTCGCCGAGCTTGCCGAGCAGCCGGTACTCGCCGATCCACCGCGGGTCCTGGGCCCCGAGGTTCTCCATCGCGGTGTGGCTCCTGTCCCTGTGCCGATAGTCCCTGCGCCGATCGGCCGATCAGTCGAGGCGGGTGAACGTCTGTGTCATCGTCTCATCGCTGTAATCGTCCGGGTCGTCATACTCGACACGCAGCTTGTCATGTCCGGAAGAGGTGAACGTCAGTGACGTGCCGGGCCCACAGAGATTCTTAGGGGTACCACCGGTGAACTTCGACGGGCTGAGGACGAGCCCCTTCTCCACCGAGGCCAGGACCCGGTCACCCTCGCAGTGGTACTTCTTACTGTCCGCGACTTCCTGGGCCACCGCGGTGCCGATCGCGCCCTGCTTGATGGTGATCTTCAGCGTGGCGTCCTGCTTCCCGAACGCGTCCTTCGCCAGCCAAGTGCCCTCGTACGAGGAGGGGATCGGCTTGCCGCCGCTCTTCGAGGGGCGCAGCGTCGCCTCGTAGGAGCCGTCCGTGGTGCTCCAGGCGAGGGTGCCGTCGTTGCCTATCCGCAGGGTCTGCTCGCCGACCGTGCTGCAACTCTCCTCGGGAATGCTGGTGGTGACCTCGTCGTCCTCGATGAGGAGCAGGCTGTCGGCCGACTTGAGCTTGGCCGAGTCCTGGCAGAACGAGTCCGAGTCGGAGGTCAGGGTCTCGGCGACGAACGCGCCGACCGGCCCCTGGGAGAGGACGATCCGGCGGATCTTGCCGGTGGACGAGCCGCTCTCCTTGATCTCGCCCTCCCAGGCGCCCAGATACTCGGTGGGCACGTCGCCGGTCGTGTCCAGCTTGGTCGCGGACGGATCGGGCGCGCCCGAACCACCGGTGGGCGCTTTGGAATTGGCGCCGCCGGGGCTGTTGGGCGGGGTGTGGGTCATCTTGTCGTAGTCGGTCTTGGCCTTGTCGCCCTTGTCGTCGTTCCCCTTGACCACGGCGAGGGCGGCGACCCCGGCGATGAGCAGCGTGGCGACGGCGGCCGAGACGACGATGAGCGTCTTACGGCGCCGCTTGGGCGGCTGCGGCGAGCCGCTGCCGGGGCCGCCTTGCCTGCCTGGTCCGCCTGGCGTGGCCGGTGTGCTCGGCCCGCTCGGGCCGAAGCCGACGGAGGGCGCGGCGGCGGCCGCCTGGCCTGGGGACGAGGCGGGCCCGAACGAGGTGGCGGCGGGCGGCCCGAACGCGTGCGGCGGCGTCGGCGGTTCGCCGTCCGCGCCGGGCTGCGGCGGTGAGGCGTGCGGCGGGTAGCCGTACGCCGGGGCGGCGTAGGGGGAGGCGGAACCGGGCGAGTTGGGCGCGGCGGGGGCCGCTCCGGCGTGAGGCGGGGTGGGGTTTCCGGCTGCGGCCTGCGGTGGTGCGGCGCTTCCGGGGGCGCCCTGCGCGCCGCTTGCCTGCGGCGCCGCGTACGGCGCGGGGCTCTGTGGCCCGGCGCCGCCGGGCGAGTTGGGCGACGCGGCTGCGGCGTCGCCCGTTCCGGCGTGCGGTGGTGTGGGGTGCCCGGGTGCGCCCTGGCCTTCGCCTGCCTGTGGTCCGGCGGGGGAGGGCGCGCCCTTCGGCCCGCCCGGCGTCCCGGCAGTCGCGGAGCCCTGGCTTCCACCGGCCGGGGACGCGTTCGCCTGCCGTGGGTCTGGCTGCCCTGCGCCTGCCTGCGACGCGGCTGACCGTTGGCCGGGTGTTCCGGGTGTTCCGGGTGTTCCGGATGCGGCGGCCTGCGGGGCGTCGTGGCCCGGCGCGGCACCACCGGGCGTGCTGGGCGACGCGGCGGATCCCCCCGCCGCCCCAGCCCGCGCCGCGCCCGCCGAAGGCGTAGCGCCCTGCGCCCCGGCGGCTGCCCCGCCCGGCGCTGCGGGCCCTGCGGCGGGGTGGCCCGGGGTGTTCTGGTGCGCGGCACCCTGCCCCGGCCCGCTGTGGCCCGAACCGGCTTGCGTGCCATCGCCCGATGGCGCGTCGGCCGACGACGAGGCGGCCTGCGGCCCGGCGGCCGGGTCCGAGCCGCCCCGGTCCCCGCCCGCCTGCGGTGCGGCGCCGTACGGCGCCGCAGGGTGCCCGCCGGGCGTCGCGGGTCCGGCGGCCTGCCCCGCGCCCGCCGAAGGAGGCGCGGACGGAGCCGGGGGAGCGGGGCGCCCGCCTGGGGCACGGCCGACGGGAGCGGCGGTGTGGTGGGCGGCGGGGGCGTGGGGGGCTCCGCCGGAGCCAGCGGGTACGACGTGGCCGACGGCGGCGCGGAGGGCGGCGGCGGGACGGCGGGTCCCGCCGCCCCGGCCATGGGCGGCACGGCAGGCCGCGCGGGCATCCCCGGCACGGCGGGCACCCCCGGCCCCGCGGGCGTCTCCACCTCCAGGAGCTGCACCGCATGGCGTCCGAGCTGGGCGACGAGCCCGCCCGGCAGCCACGGTTCGCCGTCGTCGTCCGCACCGGCCGTACGGTCCAGCAGCTCCTCCAGCGAGGGCCGGTCGTCCGGGGCCTTCTTCAGGCAGTCGGTGACCAGCTCGCGCAGCCCCTCCGGCAGCCCCTCCAGGTCCGCTTCCTCCTGTGCGATGCGGTACATGACCGCGTGCACACCGCTGTTGGCCGTGCCGAAGGGCTGACGGCCGGTCGCCGCGTAGGCGAGCACCGAGCCGAGGCAGAAGACATCGCTGGCCGGGGTGACCCGCTCGCCGCGCACCTGCTCGGGCGACATGAAACCGGGCGACCCGACGACGGCGCCGCTGCGGGTGAGGATGCCGTCGGTGACGGTCTCCAGCGCCCGCGCGATGCCGAAGTCGATGACGCGCGGACCGTCGATGGTGACCAGGACGTTGGAGGGTTTGAGGTCGCGGTGGACCAGACCGGCGTCGTGGATGTCGCGCAGGGCCTGTGTGAGGCCGTGGGCGAGGATGCGGACGGTCCGCTCGGGCAGGCGGCCCGACTCGGAGACGATCGCGTGCAGGGAGGGACCGGCGATATAGCCGGTGGCGACCCATGGGGTGGCGGCCTCGGTGTCGGCGTCCAGCACCGGCGCGGTCCACACGCCCCCGACCCGCTGCGCGGCCCGTACCTCCTGTTTGAACCGCCGCCGGAATTCGGCCTGTTGGGCGAGCTCGGTCTGGACGAGCTTCACCGCCACCGTACGGCCGCGCGAAGAATGAGCCAGGAACACCCGGCCCATGCCACCCGCGCCAAGGCGCCGGAGCAGCCGGTACTCACCGATCCATCGAGGGTCCTCGGCCCCCAGGTCTTCCATGCGTCGATCGCCCCTTCCCCGTGAATCCCCCTGATCAGCCCCTTGGAGAGAATAAAGGCGGCTGAGAGCGAAGTGGACGACGCGGACGATCCGTTATCGGTTCCGTATCCGTCCTGTGTCACTCCCGGGCCGCAGAGCGAAATCCGGACGCCGCGCCCCGATCACCGGCGGTGACGACAAGGGCCCGGCCGCCCGGCAAGGTGTCGGTGGACGGCCCGAAACCCTGACAGCCTGTCGGTGCCAGGCCCGGGGATACGGTCCGTACGCTGGTTCCACCCCGACCCGCGAGCGATGCGAGGTACCGAACGTGTCCGTGCAGCCCAGCCCCGACCTCGCGGCCGGCGCCGCAGTCAAGGCCGCCGACCGTGCGCATGTGTTCCACTCCTGGTCCGCGCAGGGCCTGATCGACCCCCTCGCCGTCGCGGGCGCCGAAGGCTCCTACTTCTGGGACTACGACGGCAACCGCTACCTCGACTTCTCCTGCCAGCTGGTGAACACCAACATCGGCCACCAGCACCCCAAGGTCGTCGCCGCGATCCAGGAGCAGGCCGCGAAGCTGTGCACCATCGCCCCGGGCTTCGCCGTGGACGTACGGTCCGAGGCGGCCCGGCTGGTCGCCGAGCGCACCCCGGGTGACCTCGACAAGATCTTCTTCACCAACGGCGGCGCCGAGGCGGTGGAGAACGCGGTCCGGATGGCCCGGCTGCACACCGGCCGCCCCAAGCTGCTCTCCGCCTACCGCTCGTACCACGGGGCCACCGCCACCGCGATCAACCTCACCGGCGATCCCCGCCGCTGGGCCTCCGACAGCGCCTCGGCGGGTGTGGTGCACTTCTGGGCGCCGTTCCTCTACCGCTCGCCCTTCCACTCCGACAGCGAGGCGCAGGAGTGCGAGCGCGCGCTGCGCCACCTCGAGGACACCATCGCCTTCGAGGGCCCGCAGACCATCGCCGCGATCGTCCTGGAGACCATCCCCGGCACCGCCGGGATCATGGTCCCGCCGCCCGGCTATCTGGCCGGGGTCCGCGAGATCTGCGACCGCTACGGCATCGTCTTCATCCTGGACGAGGTCATGGCGGGCTTCGGCCGCACCGGCCACTGGTTCGCGGCCGACCACTTCGGCGTCACCCCGGACCTGCTGACCTTCGCCAAGGGCGTCAACTCCGGCTATGTGCCGCTCGGTGGCGTCGCGATCTCCGCCGAGATCGCCGCGACCTTCGACCAGCGCCCCTACCCGGGTGGTCTCACCTACTCCGGCCACCCGCTGGCCTGCGCCTCGGCCGTCGCGACGATCAACGCGATGGCGGAGGAGGGCATCGTGGAGAACGCCGCCGCGATCGGGGAGAACGTGATCGGCCCGGGGCTGCGGGAGATCGCCGACCGCCACCCCTCGGTCGGCGAGGTGCGGGGCCTCGGCGTCTTCTGGGCGCTGGACCTCGTCAAGGACAAGGAGACCCGCGAACCGCTCGTCCCGTACAACGCGAGCGGACCGGCCAACCAGCCGATGGCCGACTTCGCCGCGGCCTGCAAGCGCGGCGGTCTGTGGCCCTTCGTGAACATGAACCGCACCCATGTGGTGCCGCCGTGCACCGTCACCGAGGCCGAGGCCAAGGAGGGGCTCGCCATCCTGGACGAGGCACTGGGCGCGGCCGACGCGCATACGGCGTAGTCGCACCGGGGCTCTGCCCGTTTGGCCTCCGGTCGCCGCCCCGCGCGCCGCCCGGTGTAGACCACTGCCGCACTCTGCGTGTTCCGCGCAACGGCCCTCGCATATCGTGATGCGAGGGCCGTCCGCTTTCTTGATCCGACGGCCGTGGAAGGAGACGGTCCTCGATGCCCGTGCCCGGCGCCAGCCCGGTCAAGCGGAACACCCTGCGGCAGCAGATCGCCGACGCGCTCTGTGACGAGGTGCTCGCGGGCCGGCTCCCTGCGGGGCGCCAGTTCACCGTCAAGGAGATCGCCCAGCAGTACGGCGTCTCCGCGACCCCCGTCCGGGAGGCACTGCTGGACCTGTGCTCCCAAGGGCTGCTCGATGTCGAGGAGCACCGGGGCTTCAAGGTCCACGACTTCACCATCGACGACTTCCGGCACATGGTCGACGCCCGCACGATGGTGGTCGAGGGCGTCTTCCGGCACTACGTCGAGA contains:
- a CDS encoding adenylosuccinate synthase, whose translation is MPALVLLGAQWGDEGKGKATDLLGGSVDYVVRYQGGNNAGHTVVVGDQKYALHLLPSGILSPGCTPVIGNGVVVDPSVLLSELSGLDERGVDTSKLLISGNAHLITPYHTTLDKVSERFLGKRKIGTTGRGIGPAYADKINRVGIRVQDLFDESILRQKVEAALDNKNQVLAKLYNRRAIAADQVVEELLGYADPLSGYVADTTLLLNNAIDQGQVVLFEGGQGTLLDVDHGTYPFVTSSNPTAGGACTGTGVGPTKINRVIGILKAYTTRVGAGPFPTELLDEDGEKLRTIGGERGVTTGRDRRCGWFDAVIARYATRVNGLTDFFLTKLDVLTGWERIPVCVAYEIDGKRVEELPYSQTDFHHAKPIYETLPGWSEDITQAKTFDELPKNAQKYVQALEEMSGAPISAIGVGPGRDETIQINSFL
- a CDS encoding protein kinase domain-containing protein → MENLGAQDPRWIGEYRLLGKLGEGGMGRVYLARSARGRTVAVKLVQAELARQPDFRGRFKREVEAATRVGGQWTAPVLDADTDAEVPWVATGYIGGPSLHSVVAEDFGALPERSLRILANGLALALRDIHGAGLIHRDLKPSNILITIDGPRVIDFGIARALDAVGSTTGGNLTMTGAVVGSPGFMSPEQVRGEPVTAASDVFCLGSVLAFAATGRQPFGNVESGIHALMYRIAQEEPDLVGLPEGARGLVTACLNKDPAKRPSVDDLIAATQPVTDDGEPWLPGGLLARLGRDALQLLEVEAENAQPDSMAPQQGPSAYGHPQAGPHTPPGPSAYGSPSAYATPHAHAAGGPAYQVPPPTQPWQGGYQTPVGYPAQGTRLKPIRGLATALMSMFGIWLVLTLLDMALNIALLDTYFSLDSGTVTDDMLYSKKSDVEAMDSGTGVAALVLVVLWLVWFRTAYINSTVLNPGRQRFGSGYAVGAWFIPIAQLWLPKQIANDVWTSSTPPGPGRRGRGVLHWWWTFFVIMFLMFPVNGISEIVGDNIREQRPRVAVSIADDVIGILTALLAIAVVRRITKMQEQRATAPVGQAQQPAGVFGPPAA
- a CDS encoding serine/threonine-protein kinase; the protein is MEDLGAEDPRWIGEYRLLRRLGAGGMGRVFLAHSSRGRTVAVKLVQTELAQQAEFRRRFKQEVRAAQRVGGVWTAPVLDADTEAATPWVATGYIAGPSLHAIVSESGRLPERTVRILAHGLTQALRDIHDAGLVHRDLKPSNVLVTIDGPRVIDFGIARALETVTDGILTRSGAVVGSPGFMSPEQVRGERVTPASDVFCLGSVLAYAATGRQPFGTANSGVHAVMYRIAQEEADLEGLPEGLRELVTDCLKKAPDDRPSLEELLDRTAGADDDGEPWLPGGLVAQLGRHAVQLLEVETPAGPGVPAVPGMPARPAVPPMAGAAGPAVPPPPSAPPSATSYPLAPAEPPTPPPPTTPPLPSAVPQAGAPLPRLRPRLLRRARGRPPDPRRPAGTLRRRTAPHRRRAGTGAARTRPPGRRPPRRRPTRHRAMARKPVRATAGRGRVPRTRTPRATPPQGPQRRAGQPPGRRALRLRRARRGLGRRGDPPRRPARPVVPRRATTPRRPPHPEHPEHPEHPANGQPRRRQAQGSQTHGRRTRPRPVEARAPRLPGRRAGRRARPPPPDHRQAKARAHPGTPHHRTPERATPQPRRPTRPAAPGHRAPRRTRRRRQAARRAPPEAPHHRRPQPETPPRLTPERPPPRPTRPVPPPPTPPRRTATRRTPHRRSPARTANRRRRRTRSGRPPPPRSGPPRPQARRPPPRPPSASARAGRAHRPRQADQAGKAAPAAARRSRPSGAVRRSSSSRPPSPRCSSPGSPPSPWSRGTTTRATRPRPTTTR
- a CDS encoding aspartate aminotransferase family protein; the protein is MSVQPSPDLAAGAAVKAADRAHVFHSWSAQGLIDPLAVAGAEGSYFWDYDGNRYLDFSCQLVNTNIGHQHPKVVAAIQEQAAKLCTIAPGFAVDVRSEAARLVAERTPGDLDKIFFTNGGAEAVENAVRMARLHTGRPKLLSAYRSYHGATATAINLTGDPRRWASDSASAGVVHFWAPFLYRSPFHSDSEAQECERALRHLEDTIAFEGPQTIAAIVLETIPGTAGIMVPPPGYLAGVREICDRYGIVFILDEVMAGFGRTGHWFAADHFGVTPDLLTFAKGVNSGYVPLGGVAISAEIAATFDQRPYPGGLTYSGHPLACASAVATINAMAEEGIVENAAAIGENVIGPGLREIADRHPSVGEVRGLGVFWALDLVKDKETREPLVPYNASGPANQPMADFAAACKRGGLWPFVNMNRTHVVPPCTVTEAEAKEGLAILDEALGAADAHTA